The proteins below come from a single Hyperolius riggenbachi isolate aHypRig1 chromosome 8, aHypRig1.pri, whole genome shotgun sequence genomic window:
- the CLASRP gene encoding CLK4-associating serine/arginine rich protein isoform X3, which translates to MYRMKTGSRMWHEARKHERKLRGMMVDYKKRAERRREYYEKIKKDPAQFLQVHGRSCKIHLDSAVALAAESPVNMMPWQGDSNNMIDRFDVRAHLDYIPEYKPPLLTTISPEQDADDRKCNYERYRGLVQNDFAGISEEQCLYQIYIDELYGGLQRPGEDEKKKLAEKKATIGYTYDDSTVADLGDSPEKGEEEDSDDESKSDEDEIIPDIDVEVDVDEVTEEQVADLNKQATTYGMAEGDFVRMLRKDKEESEAIKHAKALEEEKAMYSGRRSRRQRREFREKRLKGRKISPPSYARRDSPTYDPYRRSQSESSSGSRSRTPTPGREEAITFITSFGGSEDESASGPATQSSTATGNKRAPHAQAPGTSSGRKEASRRRSTSSSSSSSSSRSRTSSRSRSSSKSRRDSRRRRSDSRSRSRRYSRSPVRRYTSGGGARDSRRYSRSRSPDRDRHYGGRRRSRSRSRSLDRHGRSGRNSGRPRGSSQSSLSRSPSPNRERGAGRKASPAVGERLKRPELSVNKECGPSKVNQVNTAGEIETSDAKSTEQTVQGG; encoded by the exons TGTATCGGATGAAGACTGGTTCAAGAATGTGGCATGAAGCTCGTAAGCACGAGCGGAAGCTtcgggggatgatggtggactatAAGAAAAGGGCAGAACGACGGAGGGAATACTATGAGAAAAtt AAAAAGGATCCTGCTCAGTTCCTTCAAGTCCATGGAAGATCCTGCAAGATCCATCTGGATTCCGCCGTGGCTCTGGCAGCGGAGAGTCCTGTTAACAT GATGCCATGGCAAGGAGACTCTAACAACATGATTGACCGCTTTGATGTACGAGCCCACCTGGACTATATTCCAGAATACAAGCCCCCCCTTCTTACAACAAT CTCCCCCGAGCAGGATGCTGATGACCGAAAGTGTAATTATGAGCGATATCGGGGCTTGGTTCAGAATGACTTTGCAGGGA TTTCAGAAGAGCAGTGTTTATACCAGATCTATATTGATGAGCTTTATGGTGGCCTTCAGAGACCTGGGGAAGATGAGAAGAAAAA GCTAGCAGAGAAGAAGGCCACTATTGGATATACTTATGATGACAGCACAGTGGCTGACTTAGGAGACTCTCCGGAGAAAGGGGAGGAGGAAGACTCTGATGATGAAAGCAAATCTGATGAAGATGAAATCATCCCAGATATAG ATGTGGAGGTGGatgtagatgaagtcacagaagaACAGGTTGCTGATCTGAACAAACAAGCTACCACTTATGGAATGGCTGAGGGTGACTTTGTACG gATGCTCCGTAAAGACAAAGAAGAATCGGAGGCAATAAAACATGCTAAGGCACTGGAGGAAGAGAAGGCCATGTATTCT GGACGCCGTTCCCGACGCCAGAGAAGAGAGTTCCGAGAAAAACGGCTGAAAGGCAGAAAGATAAGCCCACCAAG TTACGCCAGGCGAGACAGTCCAACATATGATCCCTACAGAAG GTCCCAGTCAGAATCGTCTTCCGGCTCGCGCTCTCGTACCCCAACCCCAGGACGTGAGGAAGCAATTACTTTCATTACCAGCTTTGGAGGCAGTGAAGACGAATCTGCTTCTGGTCCAGCAACTCAGTCTTCCACAGCAACTGGCAACAAAAGGGCCCCACATGCACAGGCCCCTGGGACTTCTTCAGGTCGTAAAGAGGCCTCCCG ACGTAGGTCAACTTCATCTTCCTCATCATCTTCCTCTTCAAGATCCAGAACATCTTCCAGGTCTCGGTCTAGCTCAAAGTctaggagagacagcaggaggcgTAGGTCAGACTCTCGCTCCCGATCTAGAAGGTATTCTCGTAGCCCTGTAAGACGGTACACAAGTGGTGGAGGGGCAAGAGACAGCAGAAGGTACTCCAGGTCTAGGTCACCCGATCGCGATAGGCATTACGGAGGAAGACGTCGCTCCCG AAGTCGCTCTCGGTCTCTTGACCGTCATGGTCGTAGTGGAAGAAATAGTGGGCGCCCTCGTGGAAGTAGCCAAAGCAGTCTCTCAAGAAGTCCTTCTCCAAACCGAGAAAGAGGGGCAGGAAGGAAAGCATCCCCAGCTGTGGGGGAGCGATTGAAAAG gcCTGAGCTTTCCGTTAACAAAGAGTGTGGACCATCCAAAGTCA